In Gemmatimonas sp. UBA7669, a single genomic region encodes these proteins:
- a CDS encoding NAD(P)/FAD-dependent oxidoreductase, translating into MSVVVIGGGVMGASVAWHLAKHHQREVVVLERDASYALASSARSACAIRQQFSTAINIRVSQASLAFYRDIAVHLATADDRPDIGLVEPGYLYLAATEHGAAQLRAQHALQASLGVSTALLSPHELRARYPWMQVDDVLVGSLGLSTATSGEGWFDGYAAMQAFRRAAIAEGVRFVEAEATGVVTLGVTTSGVTTSGAQVEAVVTRDGRQWPATQLVIAAGAWSAPVAAWLGFDLPVRARKRDVFAVQAAESLPAAPLLIDPSGVWCRPERAPGQFLCGAPPRIDADDVPLDAVDHALFEEHIWPVLASRIPSFDALRVLSTWAGYYEMNTFDHNGLVGLVPGWRNAYAACGFSGHGLQQAPAVGCGLADLMATGAYRHIDLSPFALTRIAAGQPLLERNVI; encoded by the coding sequence ATGTCCGTGGTCGTCATTGGTGGCGGTGTCATGGGCGCCTCAGTGGCCTGGCACCTCGCGAAGCACCACCAGCGCGAGGTGGTGGTGCTCGAGCGTGACGCCTCCTATGCCCTGGCCTCGAGCGCGCGCTCGGCCTGTGCCATTCGCCAGCAGTTCTCCACGGCCATCAACATTCGCGTGTCGCAGGCCAGTCTCGCCTTCTATCGCGACATTGCCGTGCATCTTGCCACTGCTGACGACCGGCCCGATATCGGCCTCGTGGAGCCGGGCTATCTGTACCTTGCCGCCACGGAACACGGCGCCGCGCAGTTGCGCGCGCAGCACGCGCTGCAGGCGAGTCTCGGCGTATCCACGGCCCTGCTTTCCCCACACGAGCTGCGCGCGCGATATCCGTGGATGCAGGTGGACGATGTGCTGGTGGGATCGCTTGGCCTGTCCACTGCCACCAGTGGCGAGGGCTGGTTCGACGGGTATGCCGCCATGCAGGCCTTTCGGCGTGCGGCCATCGCCGAGGGCGTCCGCTTCGTGGAGGCCGAGGCCACGGGCGTGGTGACGCTGGGCGTGACGACGTCGGGCGTGACGACTTCGGGTGCGCAGGTTGAGGCGGTCGTCACGCGTGATGGACGCCAATGGCCTGCCACGCAGTTGGTGATTGCAGCAGGCGCCTGGTCCGCACCCGTGGCGGCCTGGCTGGGGTTTGATCTGCCGGTGCGCGCGCGTAAACGCGATGTGTTTGCCGTGCAGGCTGCGGAGTCCTTGCCAGCCGCACCACTGCTCATCGATCCCTCAGGCGTGTGGTGTCGTCCCGAGCGAGCGCCCGGTCAATTTCTCTGTGGCGCGCCACCACGCATCGATGCCGACGATGTCCCGCTCGATGCCGTGGACCATGCACTCTTCGAGGAGCACATCTGGCCGGTGCTGGCATCACGCATTCCGTCTTTCGACGCACTGCGCGTGCTCAGCACCTGGGCGGGCTACTACGAGATGAACACCTTCGACCACAACGGACTCGTGGGGCTCGTGCCCGGGTGGCGCAATGCGTACGCCGCCTGCGGCTTCTCGGGCCATGGACTGCAGCAGGCGCCGGCTGTTGGCTGCGGGTTGGCGGACCTCATGGCCACCGGCGCCTATCGCCACATTGATCTGTCACCCTTTGCGCTCACGCGCATCGCTGCAGGCCAGCCACTGCTCGAGCGCAATGTGATCTAG
- a CDS encoding RNA polymerase sigma factor: MSSDTEAVRRTIETVWRIESGRLIAGLARLTGDVATAEDLAQDAMVVALREWPANGIPDNPGAWLMTAARRRAIDQRRRRAVLDRTHSRLGEEADERAADVVDAMDLAVDSALAAERNGPSVQDERLGLMLMTCHPLLPREARVALTLRLLGGLSTDEIARAFLVPEATVAQRIVRAKRTLRAAQVPFELPRGAAMVERLDMVLEVLYLVFNEGYAATAGSEWIRAELCQEAMRLARVVCALAPQSSEAHGLCALMELQASRLRARVDRKGDVVLLLDQDRAKWDWLLIGRGQVALQQAERLARVADQPLGPYALQAAIAACHARARVASDTDWGRIAALYDALYETMPSPVVGLNRAVAASMAYGPALGLAMVDALLADAQDAAMLQQYHLLPSVRGDLLHKLGRLDEARAEFVRAASMTRNTRERDLLLQRAAQGT; this comes from the coding sequence TTGTCATCCGACACCGAGGCGGTGCGTCGCACCATTGAAACGGTGTGGCGCATCGAGTCGGGTCGACTCATTGCGGGCCTTGCCCGTCTGACGGGTGACGTGGCCACGGCCGAAGATCTCGCGCAGGATGCGATGGTGGTGGCCCTGCGCGAGTGGCCGGCCAATGGTATTCCCGACAATCCCGGCGCGTGGCTCATGACGGCGGCGCGGCGTCGCGCCATTGACCAACGTCGGCGTCGTGCGGTGTTGGATCGCACGCATAGCCGACTGGGTGAGGAAGCCGATGAGCGCGCGGCTGATGTCGTCGACGCCATGGATCTGGCCGTCGACTCGGCGCTCGCGGCGGAGCGGAACGGGCCGAGCGTGCAGGATGAGCGGCTAGGTCTCATGCTCATGACCTGTCACCCGCTGCTGCCACGTGAGGCTCGCGTGGCGCTCACGCTCCGGCTGCTGGGCGGCTTGTCCACGGACGAAATCGCGCGCGCGTTTCTGGTGCCGGAGGCCACCGTAGCGCAGCGCATCGTGCGGGCCAAGCGCACGCTGCGCGCCGCGCAGGTGCCGTTCGAGTTGCCGCGTGGTGCGGCCATGGTGGAACGTCTCGACATGGTGCTCGAGGTGTTGTACCTCGTGTTCAACGAGGGCTACGCTGCGACCGCGGGTAGCGAGTGGATACGTGCCGAGCTGTGTCAGGAGGCCATGCGTCTGGCGCGCGTAGTCTGCGCGCTGGCGCCGCAATCGTCTGAAGCGCATGGGTTGTGCGCCCTGATGGAGCTGCAGGCGTCACGGCTGCGCGCACGCGTGGACAGAAAGGGTGACGTGGTGCTCTTGCTTGACCAGGATCGTGCCAAGTGGGATTGGTTGCTTATCGGCCGCGGGCAGGTGGCGTTGCAACAGGCGGAGCGCCTGGCGCGCGTGGCCGACCAACCACTGGGGCCCTATGCCCTGCAGGCCGCCATTGCGGCCTGTCATGCACGCGCGCGTGTGGCTTCGGATACCGACTGGGGCCGCATTGCCGCCTTGTACGACGCACTCTACGAAACCATGCCGTCACCGGTGGTGGGCCTCAATCGGGCCGTGGCGGCCAGCATGGCCTACGGCCCGGCGCTGGGGCTGGCCATGGTGGACGCGCTCTTGGCCGATGCGCAGGATGCCGCCATGTTGCAGCAGTATCACTTGCTGCCGAGCGTGCGTGGTGACCTGCTGCACAAGCTCGGACGGCTGGACGAGGCGCGCGCCGAGTTTGTGCGTGCGGCGTCGATGACCCGCAATACCCGTGAGCGTGACCTGCTGTTGCAGCGGGCGGCGCAAGGAACATGA
- a CDS encoding YciI family protein: MRVMVIVKATAESEASIMPSTELLEAMTSYNEELVKAGIMLAGEGLTPSVKGKRVRFSGTSRTVIDGPFAETKELIAGYWMWQVKNMDEAVEWVRRCPNPMLSDSEIEIRPVFEAEDFGDALTPELREREEWMRRQTEAGQQ, translated from the coding sequence ATGCGCGTTATGGTCATCGTCAAGGCCACTGCAGAATCCGAAGCCAGCATCATGCCCAGCACCGAACTGCTGGAAGCCATGACGTCGTACAACGAAGAACTCGTGAAGGCCGGCATCATGCTGGCGGGTGAAGGGCTCACGCCGAGCGTGAAGGGCAAGCGGGTGCGGTTCTCCGGTACCTCACGCACGGTGATTGATGGTCCGTTTGCCGAGACCAAGGAGCTGATTGCCGGCTACTGGATGTGGCAGGTCAAGAACATGGATGAAGCGGTGGAGTGGGTGCGCCGCTGCCCCAATCCCATGCTCAGTGACAGCGAGATCGAGATTCGTCCCGTGTTTGAAGCGGAAGACTTTGGCGATGCCCTCACGCCGGAACTGCGCGAGCGTGAAGAGTGGATGCGACGGCAGACCGAGGCGGGTCAGCAGTAA
- a CDS encoding N-acyl-D-amino-acid deacylase family protein, with protein MRALAVACLALSGSALSACARRPSPSPNASGLSAGDTLDVLIAGGTVHDGLRPEARRVDVGLRGDRVVSLGAVPRGVVVKRRIDAEGLIVAPGFIDPHTHAYEGLPRLGLERRKNIGALMQGVTTVVLGADGRGPIDVRRVLDSAAVLGLGTNTYAMTGFGTVRSRVLGASSAAATSAQIDSMRALIAQAMGEGAFGVGSGLFYAPQSYATTDEVLAVVSAAKPFGGVYDTHQRDESSYTIGLFASVQEAIRIGCGSGLTTNIGHIKTLGVDVWGKADSVLAIMAAARSRGCRVTADQYPWTASGTGLSAALLPRWAQAGGRDSMLARMADDSQRARMLEEVRENLRRRGGDSTLLLTGGGVNARPYIGKTLRDVALARGLAPDVAAVTLIQEGADMSVASFNMIEDDIVRFMRDPFVMTSSDGSDGHPRLYGTYPRKLRHYVLERGVISMARMVEASSAQVARVYGLSGRGELRPGAYADVIAFDPRAVRDEATYVEPTRLATGMRWVFVNGVSAVENGQPTGALAGHTLRRR; from the coding sequence ATGCGTGCGCTGGCTGTTGCGTGTCTCGCGCTCAGCGGGAGTGCGCTCAGCGCCTGTGCGCGGCGTCCGTCGCCATCACCCAATGCCTCCGGTCTGTCGGCGGGCGATACGCTGGACGTGCTGATTGCCGGTGGCACGGTGCATGACGGCCTGCGTCCCGAAGCGCGACGCGTCGACGTTGGGCTCCGCGGGGATCGGGTGGTGTCGCTTGGAGCGGTCCCACGTGGTGTGGTGGTGAAGCGGCGCATCGATGCCGAGGGCTTGATCGTGGCGCCGGGTTTCATTGATCCGCACACGCATGCCTACGAGGGATTGCCGCGGCTTGGGCTCGAGCGCCGGAAGAACATCGGCGCGCTCATGCAGGGCGTGACCACGGTCGTGCTGGGTGCGGATGGACGTGGTCCAATCGATGTACGTCGGGTATTGGACAGTGCCGCTGTGCTGGGACTTGGCACCAACACCTATGCCATGACGGGTTTCGGCACCGTGCGCAGTCGTGTGCTTGGTGCCTCGTCGGCTGCGGCGACGTCCGCACAGATCGACAGCATGCGGGCCCTGATTGCGCAGGCCATGGGCGAGGGCGCGTTTGGCGTGGGCTCCGGGTTGTTTTATGCGCCGCAGTCCTACGCGACGACTGACGAAGTCCTGGCCGTGGTATCGGCGGCTAAGCCATTTGGCGGGGTGTACGACACGCACCAGCGCGATGAGAGCTCGTACACCATCGGATTGTTTGCCTCAGTGCAGGAGGCCATCCGCATCGGCTGCGGGTCGGGACTCACCACCAACATCGGTCACATCAAGACGCTGGGTGTGGATGTGTGGGGCAAGGCTGACAGTGTGCTGGCCATCATGGCGGCCGCGCGCTCGCGCGGATGCCGCGTCACGGCTGATCAGTATCCCTGGACCGCGAGTGGTACGGGGCTCAGCGCGGCGTTGCTGCCCCGCTGGGCCCAGGCCGGGGGACGGGACTCCATGCTCGCCCGCATGGCGGATGACTCGCAGCGCGCGCGCATGCTGGAGGAAGTGCGCGAGAACCTGCGGCGTCGGGGTGGCGACAGCACGCTGCTCCTGACCGGGGGCGGGGTCAACGCCCGTCCCTATATCGGGAAAACGTTGCGCGACGTAGCCTTGGCACGAGGGCTCGCGCCGGATGTCGCTGCCGTGACTCTCATTCAGGAGGGTGCGGATATGAGCGTCGCTTCATTCAACATGATCGAAGACGACATCGTGCGCTTCATGCGCGATCCGTTCGTCATGACCAGTTCCGACGGTTCCGACGGACACCCGCGCCTCTATGGCACCTATCCGCGCAAGCTGCGGCACTATGTGCTCGAGCGCGGTGTGATCTCGATGGCGCGCATGGTGGAGGCGTCGAGCGCGCAGGTGGCCCGTGTGTATGGCCTCAGCGGTCGCGGCGAACTGCGGCCCGGTGCCTATGCAGACGTCATTGCTTTTGACCCCAGGGCCGTGCGGGACGAAGCCACCTATGTGGAGCCGACGCGTCTTGCCACAGGGATGCGTTGGGTATTCGTGAACGGCGTGTCCGCGGTAGAGAATGGACAGCCTACCGGCGCACTGGCCGGGCATACGTTGCGGCGGCGCTGA
- a CDS encoding SusD/RagB family nutrient-binding outer membrane lipoprotein, translated as MTVLKKLALPVGLALVAASCQDLDVVNPNRPDAERATAQPLTTETFVATSFRTWWPVAGHDDYPSWAFATMAREITSGFADFGQLELSAEPRSSWNNSPVNVRRNVNELPWYQLYRTISSVNDVVGAVNRGLVIENATRTARAKAMGKLMQGLSYGHVAFYFDKGPIIDEFTQLDTVRTPQFADYKAIGEYAIKQLDSAIAIANANPTMTFPVDAWLFQAMNRDQFVRFANSYAARILVYNARSRTERAAVNWAEVIRRVDAGITADYAPIAQPDILFDDWKRLVARLRTAGRPSDFGRPSYWLVGPADSSNGWVNWVATANDNRQPFQMRTKDRRIQGAGGPATPGKYIGYNLNNIFAADRGSYRWSHYYYLRAGTDLTWQTGAQVAMTVAEMDLLKAEALIRLGRAAEAVPLINKTRVANGQLPPVTLDGPPNEPGCVPRKESGACGSLWDALRYEKSIEGVGVNGVIAFLDARGWQTLPENTPVQFPIPGRELATLQLPLYTFGGPGGQSSAPARDPERCPVSGLARCP; from the coding sequence ATGACTGTACTCAAGAAACTCGCACTGCCGGTCGGTCTCGCCCTCGTCGCCGCGTCCTGTCAGGACCTCGACGTGGTGAATCCGAACCGGCCCGACGCAGAGCGCGCCACGGCACAGCCGCTCACGACGGAAACCTTCGTCGCTACGTCGTTCCGCACCTGGTGGCCGGTGGCGGGCCACGACGACTATCCGTCGTGGGCCTTCGCGACCATGGCGCGGGAGATCACGTCGGGCTTTGCCGACTTCGGCCAATTGGAGCTTTCGGCAGAGCCGCGATCGAGCTGGAACAACAGCCCGGTCAACGTTCGCCGCAACGTGAACGAACTGCCCTGGTATCAGTTGTATCGTACGATCTCGTCGGTCAACGACGTGGTGGGCGCAGTGAATCGTGGGCTGGTGATCGAGAACGCCACGCGCACCGCGCGCGCCAAGGCCATGGGCAAGCTGATGCAGGGCCTGTCCTACGGTCACGTGGCGTTCTACTTCGACAAGGGCCCGATCATCGACGAGTTCACGCAGCTCGACACGGTGCGGACGCCGCAGTTCGCGGACTACAAGGCCATTGGCGAGTACGCCATCAAGCAGCTTGACTCGGCCATCGCCATTGCCAACGCCAACCCCACCATGACCTTCCCGGTGGATGCGTGGCTGTTTCAGGCGATGAACCGCGACCAGTTTGTGCGCTTCGCCAACTCGTACGCAGCGCGCATTCTGGTATACAACGCGCGCTCACGCACCGAACGTGCGGCGGTGAACTGGGCCGAGGTCATTCGTCGTGTCGATGCGGGCATCACAGCCGATTACGCCCCCATCGCGCAGCCCGACATTCTGTTCGATGACTGGAAGCGTCTGGTGGCGCGTCTGCGCACGGCTGGCCGCCCGTCCGACTTCGGCCGTCCGAGCTACTGGCTCGTTGGTCCGGCCGATTCCAGCAATGGTTGGGTGAACTGGGTGGCAACGGCCAACGACAATCGTCAGCCGTTCCAGATGCGTACAAAGGACCGACGCATTCAGGGCGCTGGTGGGCCTGCCACGCCTGGCAAGTACATCGGGTACAACCTCAACAACATCTTTGCCGCCGACCGCGGTTCGTATCGCTGGTCGCACTACTACTATCTGCGTGCGGGCACGGACCTGACGTGGCAGACCGGTGCGCAGGTAGCGATGACGGTGGCCGAGATGGACCTGCTCAAGGCGGAAGCACTCATTCGTCTGGGCCGCGCAGCGGAAGCGGTGCCGCTCATCAACAAGACCCGAGTGGCTAACGGACAACTGCCGCCGGTTACGCTCGACGGTCCGCCCAACGAGCCAGGCTGCGTGCCGCGCAAGGAAAGCGGTGCCTGCGGCAGCTTGTGGGATGCGCTCCGCTACGAAAAGAGCATCGAGGGTGTTGGTGTGAACGGCGTCATTGCCTTCCTCGACGCTCGTGGTTGGCAGACGTTGCCCGAGAACACGCCAGTGCAGTTCCCCATCCCGGGTCGTGAGTTGGCCACGCTGCAGTTGCCGCTGTACACGTTCGGTGGGCCGGGCGGCCAGAGCTCGGCGCCGGCGCGGGATCCGGAGCGGTGCCCGGTGTCGGGGTTGGCGCGTTGCCCGTGA
- a CDS encoding SusC/RagA family TonB-linked outer membrane protein: MVKRIAAALVCAALLAGVSRPAPVLAQGGTPGRMSGVVTDSSSGQPLQSVQIFLSQGTTRLEARTAADGRYSFVNVPAGNYSLEAIRLGYRRVVRANIGISAGGALTYDFRMDVAPLNLQAIVTTGVVDPTSGTRVPFSVGRVSAEDAPVPATNALETIQGKIAGVSVVPTGQAGSGTNIQLRTPTSISKGNSPLIVVDGVIQTASFDAASADLQSMDIESVEVVKGAAAASLYGSRASSGVIQIRTRRGTNLAEGQTRFTVRSEYGSNSLARKVDWANQHYFLADQTGAYTNANGQVVPREQRVPRPAYERFQDRPYAPGTYYNQVDEFFDPGNFMRNSLNIAQNGGKTNWFFSYVNQREDGVVLNSGRYDQNDFRFNLDHRPRSDLQFGVSSYYSKSKRQNLYGDVFFDLINQAPDVNLRLPDPDGTPYNFQPDFEGREENPLYVLSTERNTRNRARLQGSIEGRYTPRSWLTVDGNLSFDRSDRDNNFFLDQGVKTEGFANGGPGEISRFNGITNALNASLSANLLKQVGDFTLRSTIRGMLERETNNTVNADGEIFATPGVDALNNATVRFISSNSETIRTNSFITSFAADYRGKVVLDALARLDGSSLFGPEEQENWFYRVSGAYRLSEESWFPLQNIFSEFKIRASQGTAGGRPDFNDQYETYNFVEGGGLVKANLGNRFLKPEFSKETEIGIDAIIKERYSLQISRAKQTTTDQLILIPLAGYFGYANQWQNAGTVTGNSWEGTFEAQLIRKPNFTWRAGIVADRNRNQITEFNRSCFTTNTIAFRCAGETLGNMYGFSFMRNPAQLPASVGARANEFQVNDEGYLVWVGAGNTFTEGETKRLWGTSATIGNGVYRWGQPITAVDSTGSAAVVKIGDGNPDFRFGISNTIGWRSLQVFMLWDAQVGGDVYNQTRQRMYQYGRHTDVDQAGKAQELKKTTDYYVALYAANSPTNHFVEDASFVKLRELSVKYRLPSSFNAALGRLGASQASLSLIGRNMLTFTKYKGYDPEVGTVLNRLDSFDYPRYRTVTGSVEIIF; encoded by the coding sequence ATGGTCAAACGAATTGCCGCAGCTTTGGTGTGTGCGGCGTTGCTGGCGGGCGTGTCCCGTCCTGCGCCGGTGCTGGCGCAAGGGGGCACCCCCGGCCGCATGAGCGGTGTTGTCACCGACTCGAGCAGCGGACAGCCGCTGCAATCCGTACAGATCTTCCTCTCGCAGGGGACGACGCGCCTGGAGGCGCGCACGGCGGCCGATGGCCGCTACAGCTTTGTCAACGTACCGGCTGGCAACTACAGCCTCGAAGCCATTCGTCTGGGCTATCGCCGTGTCGTGCGCGCCAACATCGGCATCAGTGCCGGTGGCGCGCTCACGTACGACTTCCGCATGGACGTGGCCCCGCTCAACCTGCAGGCCATCGTCACTACCGGTGTCGTCGATCCGACCAGCGGCACGCGCGTGCCGTTCTCGGTGGGTCGTGTGTCCGCAGAAGACGCGCCGGTGCCCGCCACGAATGCGCTCGAGACCATTCAGGGCAAGATCGCCGGCGTGAGTGTGGTGCCGACGGGTCAGGCGGGCAGCGGCACCAACATCCAGCTGCGTACGCCGACGTCCATCAGCAAGGGCAACTCACCGCTCATCGTGGTGGACGGCGTCATTCAGACGGCCTCGTTCGACGCGGCCAGCGCTGACCTGCAGTCGATGGACATCGAGAGCGTGGAAGTGGTGAAGGGCGCCGCCGCCGCGTCGCTGTACGGCTCGCGCGCGTCGTCGGGTGTCATTCAGATCCGCACGCGCCGCGGTACCAATCTGGCCGAGGGCCAGACGCGCTTCACCGTGCGCTCGGAGTACGGGTCGAATTCGCTGGCCCGCAAGGTGGACTGGGCCAATCAGCACTACTTCCTGGCCGACCAGACGGGCGCCTACACGAACGCCAACGGGCAGGTCGTGCCGCGTGAGCAGCGTGTGCCGCGTCCCGCGTACGAGCGCTTCCAGGACCGTCCGTATGCGCCGGGCACCTACTACAACCAGGTCGACGAGTTCTTCGATCCGGGCAACTTCATGCGCAACTCGCTCAACATTGCGCAGAACGGCGGCAAGACCAACTGGTTCTTCTCGTACGTGAATCAGCGGGAAGATGGCGTGGTGCTCAACAGCGGGCGCTACGACCAGAACGACTTCCGCTTCAACCTCGATCACCGGCCCCGCAGCGACCTGCAGTTCGGTGTGAGCTCGTACTACAGCAAGTCGAAGCGCCAGAACCTGTACGGCGACGTGTTCTTCGATCTCATCAACCAGGCGCCGGACGTGAACCTCCGTCTGCCGGACCCGGATGGTACGCCGTACAACTTCCAGCCGGACTTCGAAGGCCGCGAAGAGAATCCGCTGTACGTGCTGTCCACGGAGCGCAACACGCGCAACCGCGCCCGTCTGCAGGGCAGCATCGAGGGTCGTTACACGCCGCGTTCCTGGCTCACGGTTGATGGCAATCTGAGCTTCGACCGCTCGGATCGCGACAACAACTTCTTCCTCGATCAGGGCGTGAAGACCGAAGGCTTTGCCAACGGCGGCCCCGGTGAGATTTCGCGCTTCAACGGCATCACGAACGCACTCAACGCCTCGCTCTCTGCCAACCTGCTCAAGCAGGTGGGCGACTTCACGCTGCGCAGCACCATTCGCGGCATGCTCGAGCGGGAAACCAACAATACCGTGAACGCCGACGGCGAGATCTTTGCCACGCCGGGCGTGGACGCGCTCAACAACGCCACGGTGCGCTTCATCTCGTCGAACAGCGAGACCATTCGCACCAACTCGTTCATCACCAGCTTCGCGGCCGACTATCGTGGCAAGGTCGTGCTCGACGCGCTCGCGCGTCTCGACGGCAGCTCGCTGTTCGGTCCCGAAGAGCAGGAGAACTGGTTCTACCGCGTCAGCGGTGCGTACCGCCTGTCCGAAGAGTCGTGGTTCCCGCTGCAGAACATCTTCAGCGAGTTCAAGATCCGTGCGTCGCAGGGTACGGCCGGCGGCCGTCCCGACTTCAACGATCAGTACGAGACGTACAACTTCGTGGAAGGCGGCGGTCTCGTGAAGGCAAATCTCGGCAATCGCTTCCTCAAGCCCGAGTTCTCCAAGGAAACCGAGATCGGCATCGACGCCATCATCAAGGAGCGCTACTCGCTGCAGATCTCGCGGGCCAAGCAGACCACCACGGATCAGCTCATCCTGATTCCGCTGGCCGGCTACTTCGGTTACGCCAATCAGTGGCAGAACGCGGGTACGGTGACGGGCAACTCGTGGGAAGGCACGTTCGAGGCCCAGCTCATCCGCAAGCCCAACTTCACCTGGCGCGCCGGTATCGTGGCGGATCGCAACCGCAATCAGATCACCGAATTCAATCGCTCCTGCTTCACCACCAACACCATCGCCTTCCGTTGTGCCGGCGAGACGCTGGGCAACATGTACGGCTTCTCGTTCATGCGGAATCCGGCACAGCTGCCGGCGTCGGTCGGTGCGCGCGCGAATGAGTTCCAGGTGAACGACGAGGGCTACCTGGTGTGGGTCGGTGCGGGCAACACCTTCACCGAAGGCGAGACCAAGCGTCTGTGGGGCACCAGCGCCACGATCGGCAACGGCGTGTATCGCTGGGGCCAGCCCATCACCGCGGTGGACTCCACCGGCAGTGCGGCGGTGGTCAAGATCGGCGACGGCAACCCGGACTTCCGCTTCGGCATCTCGAACACCATCGGCTGGCGCAGCCTGCAGGTATTCATGCTGTGGGACGCGCAGGTGGGTGGCGACGTGTACAACCAGACGCGTCAGCGCATGTACCAGTACGGCCGTCACACGGATGTGGACCAGGCGGGCAAGGCGCAGGAGCTCAAGAAGACCACGGACTACTATGTGGCGCTTTATGCCGCCAACAGCCCCACGAATCACTTCGTGGAGGACGCGAGCTTCGTGAAGCTGCGTGAGCTCTCGGTCAAGTATCGGTTGCCGAGCAGCTTCAACGCGGCGCTGGGCCGTTTGGGAGCGAGCCAGGCTTCGCTTTCGCTGATCGGCCGCAACATGCTCACGTTCACCAAGTACAAGGGCTACGATCCGGAAGTGGGAACGGTCCTCAACCGTCTCGACAGCTTCGATTATCCGCGCTATCGCACGGTGACGGGCAGTGTCGAGATCATCTTCTGA
- a CDS encoding ornithine cyclodeaminase family protein: MSGNMPAVIGAEQVHAALPWSTLAHGLRAAFVSPDAPTAPTRHAHALDGANHEHLLLMPAWNARFVGVKLVTVLPDAPRHGGRTVEASYLLCDRLTGAPRALLDGEALTLRRTAAVSALAARELARTDSRTLLVIGTGRLAPWLVRAHVALRPTLERVLVWGRSPARVAETRRQLQDLGVPVVAADDLTRAVPSADIISCATTSQVAVLHGAWLSPGTHVDLVGAYTPLMRETDDAVIARSRVFVDDMASAMTEAGDVLQAIASGAVAVDHVRGDLYALLSGRVAGRTGADDITCFKSVGLALEDLVAASLVYDHLSSSLSPT, from the coding sequence ATGTCCGGGAACATGCCCGCCGTGATCGGCGCCGAACAAGTGCATGCCGCGCTGCCATGGTCCACTTTGGCTCACGGTCTGCGCGCGGCGTTCGTGTCGCCCGATGCGCCCACCGCTCCGACGCGCCATGCGCATGCGCTGGACGGTGCAAACCACGAGCACCTGCTGCTCATGCCGGCGTGGAATGCGCGCTTTGTTGGCGTCAAACTGGTCACCGTGCTTCCCGATGCCCCCAGACACGGTGGACGCACGGTGGAGGCCAGCTACCTGCTGTGTGATCGACTGACCGGAGCGCCGAGGGCTTTGCTGGATGGCGAGGCCCTCACACTGCGTCGCACGGCGGCCGTGTCTGCGTTGGCCGCACGTGAGCTCGCGCGCACCGATAGCCGTACGTTGCTGGTGATTGGCACCGGCCGTCTGGCGCCGTGGCTGGTGCGCGCCCATGTGGCGCTGCGGCCCACCCTCGAGCGCGTGCTCGTATGGGGACGCTCACCGGCGCGTGTGGCGGAGACGCGGCGACAGTTGCAGGATCTGGGGGTTCCGGTGGTGGCGGCCGATGATCTGACCCGCGCGGTGCCATCAGCGGACATCATCAGCTGTGCCACCACCAGTCAGGTGGCCGTGCTTCACGGTGCCTGGCTCAGCCCCGGAACCCACGTGGACCTGGTGGGCGCGTATACGCCACTGATGCGCGAAACCGATGATGCGGTCATCGCGCGCAGTCGGGTGTTCGTGGACGATATGGCAAGCGCCATGACGGAAGCGGGTGATGTCCTGCAGGCCATCGCATCGGGCGCCGTGGCCGTCGATCATGTGCGAGGCGATCTGTACGCTCTGCTGAGTGGCCGTGTGGCCGGGCGCACAGGGGCCGACGACATTACCTGTTTCAAGTCGGTGGGGCTTGCCCTGGAAGATCTTGTGGCTGCATCGCTGGTGTATGACCATCTCTCCTCTTCACTGTCTCCGACGTGA